A portion of the Candidatus Pristimantibacillus lignocellulolyticus genome contains these proteins:
- a CDS encoding DUF3900 domain-containing protein, translated as MDFRMNYLSFFVIQSESDKGSVGSYKAFKHYQTMDGDEYSDSALKQFLDEEFIKIVKRKVERHPNTPNAPTKVGMFMVEPGYELASNGNYNLFQRIREADHKERFHSLSDELVRVYMDTSAVRGGAFIVASCTLNTFFDEPFLFILKCDFEPKIARISDEKSLIAQVEMAFSARSIKSIQYPHMEQEGILERWELKIHQASHARYFEDFLKYVSYEKPIPEVVSEQVVEMVHQYIEEKWQDNVSSERSQEENAVEVWAASEKRELQEWWTPQQVEEANYSLIQQKEDLTMAFKVGNVSIKGLLADYGVSVHIAKHNGRYVAVIEGDALQFEKGMSPVELLAPPPLEDIMEIIGTKVTDTASETDSFDSSDAFAENVQPIQSNDDTPPW; from the coding sequence ATGGATTTTCGAATGAATTACTTATCATTTTTCGTCATACAATCGGAAAGTGATAAAGGCTCTGTTGGTAGCTATAAAGCTTTCAAACATTATCAAACAATGGACGGTGACGAATACTCAGATAGTGCTCTGAAACAATTTCTTGACGAGGAATTTATAAAAATTGTTAAGCGTAAAGTAGAACGTCATCCCAACACACCTAATGCTCCAACGAAGGTCGGAATGTTTATGGTGGAGCCAGGATATGAGTTAGCCAGCAATGGAAACTACAATTTGTTTCAACGTATTCGTGAAGCCGATCATAAAGAAAGATTTCATAGTTTATCTGATGAGCTTGTGCGCGTCTATATGGATACTTCAGCTGTTCGAGGCGGTGCATTTATCGTTGCATCATGTACTTTGAATACGTTTTTTGATGAGCCTTTTCTATTCATTTTAAAATGTGACTTCGAACCCAAAATTGCTCGCATCTCCGATGAGAAAAGTTTGATTGCACAAGTGGAGATGGCATTTAGTGCGCGTAGCATTAAGTCAATCCAGTATCCGCATATGGAGCAAGAGGGTATTCTTGAGCGCTGGGAACTGAAAATTCATCAAGCATCGCATGCCAGATATTTTGAAGATTTTTTGAAGTATGTGAGTTATGAAAAGCCTATTCCAGAAGTTGTTAGTGAGCAAGTCGTTGAGATGGTTCATCAGTATATTGAAGAGAAATGGCAAGATAATGTAAGCAGTGAACGTTCTCAGGAAGAAAATGCGGTAGAGGTATGGGCTGCAAGTGAGAAGCGGGAATTACAAGAATGGTGGACACCACAACAAGTAGAAGAAGCTAATTATTCCCTCATTCAACAGAAGGAAGATTTAACGATGGCTTTTAAAGTAGGTAATGTATCTATTAAAGGGCTATTAGCAGATTATGGGGTTAGCGTACATATCGCCAAGCACAATGGGCGTTATGTAGCAGTGATTGAGGGTGATGCGTTACAATTCGAGAAAGGAATGTCTCCTGTTGAATTACTTGCGCCACCACCACTTGAAGACATTATGGAGATCATTGGTACAAAAGTAACAGACACAGCCAGTGAGACTGATTCATTCGATTCATCTGATGCATTTGCAGAAAATGTTCAGCCGATTCAATCTAATGATGATACTCCGCCTTGGTAA
- a CDS encoding hemolysin family protein: MIVNIIVFLILLILTAFFVATEFSIIRVRPSRVQQMVAENVKNAKAVEIVTKELDGYLSACQLGITITALGLGWLGEPTVAKLLHPLFVHLPLSTEISDIIAFIVAFLFVTFLHVVFGELAPKSVAIIKSEEMAIKLSPPIIWFHKIAYPFIWVLNGSANALVKLMGYKMMSETDAHSEEEIRLILNDSYENGKINKSELGFMTNIFDFEDTLARDIMVPRTDMVCVFVENSTEANIETIMQERYTRFPVAQGDKDNIIGLLNTKVYLFQHITKAEEHPDLTKLMQTVLSVPDTMPIRKLLTMMQRDQIHMAILLDEYGGTSGLITIEDIIEEIVGEIRDEFDTDEREEIVRIDDRRFLVEGRALITDVNEMTGLDLDVGETHTIGGWLYQLQPNLDENIEWKYADATFIVRERDENRIRSLEIIVEAQEPEMSGLGHA, encoded by the coding sequence ATGATTGTGAACATAATTGTTTTTCTTATATTATTGATTCTAACTGCATTTTTCGTTGCTACGGAATTTTCCATTATTCGTGTCCGGCCGAGCCGAGTTCAGCAAATGGTTGCTGAAAACGTCAAAAATGCAAAAGCAGTGGAAATTGTAACGAAAGAGCTTGATGGATATCTTTCAGCATGCCAACTTGGAATTACTATTACTGCATTAGGACTAGGATGGTTAGGTGAACCAACGGTAGCAAAATTACTGCACCCTTTATTTGTTCATTTGCCACTATCTACTGAGATTAGTGATATTATTGCATTCATTGTTGCTTTTCTATTTGTAACTTTTCTACATGTGGTTTTTGGAGAACTTGCACCGAAAAGTGTAGCGATTATTAAATCAGAAGAGATGGCGATAAAGCTTTCACCGCCAATTATTTGGTTTCATAAAATCGCGTACCCATTTATATGGGTGCTCAATGGATCTGCTAATGCGCTTGTTAAGCTAATGGGATATAAGATGATGAGCGAAACTGATGCTCATAGTGAAGAAGAGATTCGCCTAATATTGAACGATAGCTATGAGAATGGCAAGATCAATAAAAGCGAGTTAGGGTTTATGACTAATATTTTTGACTTTGAAGATACATTAGCAAGAGATATTATGGTACCTCGGACTGATATGGTATGTGTTTTTGTAGAGAATAGTACAGAAGCTAACATTGAAACAATTATGCAGGAACGATATACTCGTTTCCCAGTTGCTCAAGGTGATAAAGATAATATTATTGGGTTACTTAATACAAAAGTTTATTTATTCCAACATATTACTAAAGCAGAAGAGCATCCCGATCTTACGAAATTGATGCAAACGGTATTGTCTGTACCAGATACGATGCCAATCCGAAAATTACTTACGATGATGCAACGTGATCAGATTCATATGGCGATTTTGCTTGATGAATATGGTGGTACATCAGGATTAATTACGATTGAAGACATTATCGAAGAAATCGTTGGGGAAATACGCGATGAGTTCGATACGGATGAACGAGAAGAAATTGTTCGCATCGACGATAGACGTTTTCTTGTGGAAGGTCGCGCACTAATTACAGATGTGAATGAGATGACAGGCTTGGATTTGGATGTAGGAGAAACGCATACCATTGGAGGTTGGTTGTATCAATTACAACCTAATCTAGATGAAAATATTGAGTGGAAGTATGCAGACGCTACTTTTATTGTTCGTGAGCGAGATGAAAATCGAATTCGCAGTTTAGAAATTATTGTTGAGGCACAAGAACCAGAAATGTCTGGACTCGGTCATGCATAG